The Rhodanobacteraceae bacterium DNA segment AGGGCTTCCGGCAACTGGTTTCGACGCACCCAGCCAAGCTCCTTGGAATCGCGCACCCCGGATTGACCTACTTCGGCCGCCATGACCTGATCGAAACTGGTTCCGGCGTTGAGCGACGCCAGGACCTGCTCGGCGCGCTCGGCATTGTCGACCAGCACATGCGCGACCTGGTACTCCTCGTTGCCGGTGGTCGCCAGTTCCTGGTCATAGGCCGCACGCAGATCCTGTTCGGTCACCGGCGCAGCGCCGCGTTCGATCATCAGTCCGCTCAGGCGGTTGAGACGCTCCAGTTCCAGATCGGCCTGCACCTGGGCGTCGTCCAGCAAGCCCTGCTTTCGGGCCGCCATGGCCACGGCCAGCAACTCGCCCAACTGTTCATAGACCTGTTCCAGCTGACCCGGATCGCGAACCTCCCAACCGCGCTTGCGCGCATAGGCCTCCACCAGAGCTTGCGGCACGGCCTCGCCGTTGACCTTGAGGTCGCTGCTGGCGCCCTTGAGCTGCACCAGACCTTCCGGCTGCTGCGGTTGACCACAGGCAAACAAGGACAGGGCCAGCATCAGCCCAAGAAGCACATTTCGAACGTTCATCCAATTTCCTCAGGTGTGAGCGCCTGAATCGACAAGGCGTGAATATCGGTATCCATCAGGGAACCCAGGGCCGCATAGACCATCCGGTGCCGCGCCAGCGGCGCCTTCCCCTTGAAGCAGGAGGCGACGATGCGCACGCTGAAATGACCGCGACCGTCACGCGCCCCGGCGTGTCCCACGTGTTTGTGACTGTCATCGACCAGATCCAGCGATTCTGGCGCCAGGGCGCCTTCGAGGCAGGTGCGCAGTCGTTGCATGCGATCAGACATGAATTCCCCGGCTGTGGACTCGGATGAGGGCAAGAAGTTCCCCGCGCAGCGCGGATGATGCCCGGGCCCTGGTGTCGGTGCCTTGGCAACATGCGGGCTTGGGGCGCCAAGATGAACCGCGGGACCTGCCAATTCGCGGTGGCGCATGGTACGGAATCGGCCTCGTCCGGTACACTCCCGCGGCTAAGAGTTTGCAGTTTGCCCGGCGCTCAGCCCGTGAATGCGCATTCCGCAGCCCCGATCAGTCTGGAATTTCATGTCGCGCCGCATCGCCATCCATCCACAATCGCCCCAGAAACGTCTGATCGATCAGGCCGTGGAGGGTCTGAAGGCGGGCCAACTGCTGGTCTATCCGACCGATTCGGGCTACGCCTTCGGCTTTGCACTGGATTCCCGCAACGCGCTGGAGCGGGTCGCCAAGCTGCGTCAGCTCAAGCCGCGGCACAACTTCACCCTGGCCTGCCGCGATCTCAAGCATGTGGGCCAGTACGCCCGCCTGGACGACGCCGCCTTTCGCATGATCCGTTCACACGTGCCTGGCGCCTACACTTTCATCCTTCCGGCCAGTTCTCTGGTACCCAAGCGGGTCGCCACCGAGAAACGCCGCTCCATCGGTGTGCGGGTGCCCGACAACCGGGTCGCTCAGGCCCTGATCGAAGGGCTGGGAGAGCCCATCCTCAGTTCCAGCCTGCTGCTGCCGGACCGGGAGCTGCACGGCATGGAAGTCGACGAGCTTTTCGATGCGTTGGATGCCCATGTGGACCTGTTCATAGACGGTGGCCCCTGCGGTTTTGATCCAACCACGGTGGTCTCACTGATCGATCAACCGTACACGGTCCTGCGCTACGGCAGCGGCCCGGTGGATTGGGAATGAGCGAGCATCCGGTCATCCCCAGCGGCGAAGGCGGTAGCGCCAGGCAGGGAGAAATCCCCTTCGCGCTGGTGCGCGGCGAACCCTTCTACGAGCTGCCCAAGGACCTGTACATCCCGCCGGACGCGCTGGAAGTCATCCTGGAAGCCTTCGAGGGCCCGCTGGATCTGCTGCTGTACCTGATCCGGCGCCAGAATCTCGACATCCTCGACATTCCGATCGCCGCGATCACGCGCCAGTACGTCGGCTACATCGACATGATGCAGGAGCTGCGCTTCGAGCTCGCGGCCGAGTATCTGGTGATGGCCGCCATCCTGGCCGAGATCAAGTCCAGACTCCTGCTGCCCAGGCCCCCGGCTACTGGCGAGGAGGAAGAGGATCCGCGCGCAGAACTGGTACGTCGGCTGCAGGAGTACGAGCGTTTCAAGAAGGCTGCCGAAGATCTCGATGCGCTGCCGCGCATGGAACGCGATACCTGCGCGGTCACCGTGCACGTGCCGGAACGCAAGATCAGCGTGGTACCGCCCGAGGTCGAACTGCGCGAACTGCTGCTGGCATTCCGCGACGTGCTCAACCGGGCCGACCTCTTCGTCAGTCATCAGATCCGCCGCGAACCCCTGTCGGTGCGGGCCAAGATGACCGAATTGCTGGATGCGCTGAACAGCGGCGAGTTCATCGAGTTCACCACCGTCTTCACGCCCGCCGAAGGTCGGCTGGGCGTGGTGGTCTGCTTTCTGGCAATGCTGGAGCTGGGCAAGGCCGGACTGCTGGAAATCGTGCAAGACCGACCGCTGGCACCCATCTACCTCAAATCATTGGCCGCGCGAGACGCTGACTGACATGCCCATTGCCCCTCTCAAGCCGATCATCGAAGCGGCCATTCTGGCTGCCGGTCAGCCGCTGACCATTGCCCAGATCAGCGAACTCTTCGACGAGTCGGAGCGCCCCAGCCATACCGAGGTGGCCCAGGCGCTGGAGTCGCTTGCCGCTGACTGCGCCGAACGCGGGGTGGAACTGGTCGAGGTCGCCAGTGGCTTTCGCTATCAGGTGAAGACCCAGGTCCACGCCCATGTCGCCAGGCTTTGGACCGAGCGTCAGAGCAAGTATTCCCGCGCTCTGCTGGAGACGCTCTCTCTGATTGCCTACCGACAGCCAATCACCCGAGGCGAAATCGAAGCGGTACGCGGCGTGGCGGTCAGCACCAACATCATCAAGACGCTGGAAGAACGCGAGTGGATCCGCGTCATCGGCCATCGCGATGTCCCCGGCCGCCCTGCCCTCTACGGCACTACCCGAGCTTTTCTCGACTATTTCGGCCTGAAGAGTCTGGATCAGCTGCCGACACTGGCAGAAATCCGCGATCTGGATTCGATGGAACCCGAATTGTCCTTTCCCGAGCGCGAAGCCTCCACCGCGACGGAAGTCGAGATGCCGCCGGTTCCGCTTGCCCCTGTTGAAGTTCCGTCCACGGAGACGCGTCAATGAAACGCCGCAATACCCTTTCACTCAAGCGCGGCGCCGATCTGGCGGGTCCCGAGCGTCTGCAGAAGCTGCTGTCCAAGGCCGGACTCGGATCCCGCCGGATGATCGAAGAGCGCATCCTCCGCGGGGAAATCGAGGTCGACGGTCGACCAGCGTCGATCGGCGATTCGCTGGGAGACGGACAGCACATCAAGCTCGATGGTCGCGAATTCGTGGTCCGGGCCGTGACCCACGAGGGTCCGCGCGTACTCGCCTACAACAAGCCCGAGGGCGAAGTCACAACCGTGATCGATCCGGAGGGCAGGCCGACGGTCTTCGATCGCCTGCCGCGCCTCAAGGGCCTGCGCTGGATCGCTGTCGGTCGCCTGGATCTGAACACGGCCGGCT contains these protein-coding regions:
- a CDS encoding threonylcarbamoyl-AMP synthase → MSRRIAIHPQSPQKRLIDQAVEGLKAGQLLVYPTDSGYAFGFALDSRNALERVAKLRQLKPRHNFTLACRDLKHVGQYARLDDAAFRMIRSHVPGAYTFILPASSLVPKRVATEKRRSIGVRVPDNRVAQALIEGLGEPILSSSLLLPDRELHGMEVDELFDALDAHVDLFIDGGPCGFDPTTVVSLIDQPYTVLRYGSGPVDWE
- a CDS encoding segregation/condensation protein A; amino-acid sequence: MSEHPVIPSGEGGSARQGEIPFALVRGEPFYELPKDLYIPPDALEVILEAFEGPLDLLLYLIRRQNLDILDIPIAAITRQYVGYIDMMQELRFELAAEYLVMAAILAEIKSRLLLPRPPATGEEEEDPRAELVRRLQEYERFKKAAEDLDALPRMERDTCAVTVHVPERKISVVPPEVELRELLLAFRDVLNRADLFVSHQIRREPLSVRAKMTELLDALNSGEFIEFTTVFTPAEGRLGVVVCFLAMLELGKAGLLEIVQDRPLAPIYLKSLAARDAD
- the scpB gene encoding SMC-Scp complex subunit ScpB → MPIAPLKPIIEAAILAAGQPLTIAQISELFDESERPSHTEVAQALESLAADCAERGVELVEVASGFRYQVKTQVHAHVARLWTERQSKYSRALLETLSLIAYRQPITRGEIEAVRGVAVSTNIIKTLEEREWIRVIGHRDVPGRPALYGTTRAFLDYFGLKSLDQLPTLAEIRDLDSMEPELSFPEREASTATEVEMPPVPLAPVEVPSTETRQ
- a CDS encoding peptidyl-prolyl cis-trans isomerase, whose protein sequence is MNVRNVLLGLMLALSLFACGQPQQPEGLVQLKGASSDLKVNGEAVPQALVEAYARKRGWEVRDPGQLEQVYEQLGELLAVAMAARKQGLLDDAQVQADLELERLNRLSGLMIERGAAPVTEQDLRAAYDQELATTGNEEYQVAHVLVDNAERAEQVLASLNAGTSFDQVMAAEVGQSGVRDSKELGWVRRNQLPEALATALSALTPGQWTPQAVQTEFGFHVALLRAKRPFAAPPFEQVHEAIRASLERKRALDVAKAIKAEAKIEH
- a CDS encoding BolA family transcriptional regulator — translated: MSDRMQRLRTCLEGALAPESLDLVDDSHKHVGHAGARDGRGHFSVRIVASCFKGKAPLARHRMVYAALGSLMDTDIHALSIQALTPEEIG